The genomic segment GACGGTCATAATGCCAAGCTGCTTGACGAGAAAGTGCTTTTGTCTTTTGTCGCCGGCGCGGTTTATATAGTCTATCTGCTGCGCCGATGGATCGGAAGAGACGACGCCAGGCGATGCGCGATATGGAACTTGATCGGCTACATTCTGCTCGTTTTAGATTTTTTTGCGAATTCGCTATCGTCCTTTCATCGTTGGTTATAGAAAGGAGATTACGGCATGCAGCGCTATTATCCGATCATGTTATCCTTAGAGCATAGCCGATGCGTCGTAGTTGGCGGCGGCGCACTCGGCGAGCGCAGAACCGGCGGACTGCTGGAGGCGGGAGCGGAAGTCTTGCTCGTCTGCCCCGAGATCGTCTCGGCACGCCTGCGAGAATGGAAGGAAGCGGGGGCGATCCGTCACTTGCCGAAACCGTTCTCGCCGGACGATCTCACGGGCGCCGCGCTCGTCGTCGCGGCGACCGGCGCCGATGAGTTGAACGGCTGGATTTGCGACGAAGCGAAGCGTCGGGGCATCCCGGCGAACTCGGCTTCTGACGGCTCGCGGGGAAGCTTCATCGTGCCGGCCGTGGTCCGCAGAGGCGGATTGCTCTTGACCGTAAGCACCTCTGGCGCGGGACCGGCATGGTCGGCACGCATCGCAGGCGAGCTCAAGGCGCGATACGGGCCCGAGTATGCCGAGTTGACAAAGCGGCTTGGAGACGTGCGGCTGCGCGTGCTGGCGGAGGTTGACGAGGCATCCGAACGACGCAGGCTTATGCACGCGGCCGTTACGGATCAAGCTGTCGAGACTTGGTTATCGATGACTGAGCTGCCCGACACGGAAGCGCTAGTCGCGATGCTGCGCTGTTGGGCCGACGAAGCCTAACGATACTGACCGATTTCGACCGATGGAGGGCTCGCAGCGTTTGGGTCGGATGCCGGAATATGAGACAATAGGAATCAATTACAGCTTATTAGCCCAGATCATGTCCGATTTGAAAAGAAATACCGAGGAGTGTTACAGCGAATGCGCAAGATCAAGGTTGGAACAAGACAAAGCGCGCTGGCGATGACGCAGAGCGGACAAACGCTCGATGCGCTCAAGGCCATGGCCGCAGAGGCAGGGCTGCCGCTTGACTTCGAGGTCGTGCCGATCGTCACGCGGGGTGACCGGATTTTGGACGTGACGCTGTCCAAGGTTGGAGGCAAAGGCCTGTTTGTCAAAGAGATCGAAGAAGCGCTGCTTGGCGGCGAGATCGATATTGCAATCCACAGCATGAAGGATATGCCTTTCGAGCTGCCCGCGGGCCTCGTGATCGGATGCGTGCCGCAGCGCGAGGACCCGCGTGACGCGCTTGTGAATTTGACCTCCAGCACGCTGTCGGATCTGCCGCCGGGCGCCAGAATCGGCACGAGCAGCCTTCGCCGGTCCGCGCAGCTGCAGTCCCGGCGCCCCGATTTTCGAATCGAATCGCTCCGCGGCAATATCGATACTCGTCTTCGCAAGCTGGAATCCGAAGGGCTTGATGCGATCGTGTTGGCGGCGGCCGGCTTGAAGCGGATGGGGTGGAGCGACCGCATTACGACCTATATCGAGCCGGAGGATTGCCTGCCTGCCGTCGGACAAGGCGCGCTTGCCATTGAATGCCGGGCGTCGGACGAAGAGGTGCTGGCGCTGCTGGCAAGGCTGAACGATACAGCTGCCGAGCGCGCGGTAGCTGCCGAGCGCACATTTTTGGGATTGCTGAACGGCGGCTGTCAGGTGCCGATCGGCGCTTACGCGACCGCCGAGTCGGCGGCGCCCGATGCGGTCGTCTCCATGACGGGCATGGTCGCGGCACCCGACGGCAGACTCGTATTAAAAGCCTCGGCTTCCGGCAGCGATCCGGTCGAGGTCGGACGCCGTGTGGCGGAGGAGCTGCTGGCCAAGGGCGCGGATGCCTTGCTCGCGGAAGCGAGGGAATAGCGATGGCGCAGGG from the Cohnella hashimotonis genome contains:
- a CDS encoding precorrin-2 dehydrogenase/sirohydrochlorin ferrochelatase family protein, whose product is MQRYYPIMLSLEHSRCVVVGGGALGERRTGGLLEAGAEVLLVCPEIVSARLREWKEAGAIRHLPKPFSPDDLTGAALVVAATGADELNGWICDEAKRRGIPANSASDGSRGSFIVPAVVRRGGLLLTVSTSGAGPAWSARIAGELKARYGPEYAELTKRLGDVRLRVLAEVDEASERRRLMHAAVTDQAVETWLSMTELPDTEALVAMLRCWADEA
- the hemC gene encoding hydroxymethylbilane synthase translates to MRKIKVGTRQSALAMTQSGQTLDALKAMAAEAGLPLDFEVVPIVTRGDRILDVTLSKVGGKGLFVKEIEEALLGGEIDIAIHSMKDMPFELPAGLVIGCVPQREDPRDALVNLTSSTLSDLPPGARIGTSSLRRSAQLQSRRPDFRIESLRGNIDTRLRKLESEGLDAIVLAAAGLKRMGWSDRITTYIEPEDCLPAVGQGALAIECRASDEEVLALLARLNDTAAERAVAAERTFLGLLNGGCQVPIGAYATAESAAPDAVVSMTGMVAAPDGRLVLKASASGSDPVEVGRRVAEELLAKGADALLAEARE